The DNA region gccattttagtataGTGAACTCATTggcatgttcaagaaaccaatttgaaatgattcgagctttgtgacatggtgcattattctgctggaagtagccatcagaggatgggtacatggtggcataaagggatggacatggtcagaaacaatgctcaggtaggccgtggcatttaaacgatgcccaaatggcactaaggggcctaaagtgtgccaagaaaacatcccccacaccattacaccaacagcctgcacagtggtaacaaggcatgatggattcaagttctcattctgtttacgccaaattctgactctaccatctgaatgtctcaacagaaattgagactcatcagaccaggcaacatttttccagtctttaactgtcaaattttggtgagctcatgcaaattgtagcctctttatcctatttgtagtggaaatgagtggtacccggtggggtcttttgctgttgtagcccatttgcctcaaggttgtgcgtgttgtggcttcacaaatgctttgctgcatacctcggttgtaacgagtagTTGTTTCAGTCACAGTTGCTCTACTATAAGCTTGAATCATGTCATTCTCCTTttacctctagcatcaacaaggcattttcacccacaggactgccgcatactggatgtttttcccttttcacaccattctttgtgaACCCTAGagatggttgtgcgtgaaaatcccagtaactgagcagaatGTTTTTTATCTTGACCAGGACTACACCACCAAAtacattgaagcaactgccatgtgattggttgataagATAGTTgaattaatgagaaattgaacagatgttcctaataatcctttaggtaagtgtatgtgcgccctcaaaaaaaaatacatgacacAAAAAAAACTCAAACTTACAATTTTAATTAAGCTATTTAAATCATATAGTGTTGAAATGTCAGTTCTGTTGGTTGTTCAATGTATTTGTCTTAAGTTTgattacatttttatgcattttagcAGACATTTTAAGTGAAGTGTGAGTGAAGTGAGTAtttgccaatgtatggtaacccatacttggaatgtgacctctgcatttaacccatccagtgaatagtgaacacacgcactgcaagtcgtgaacacacaaacacccggagcagtgggcagctatccctgcagcgcccggggagcaattagggttaaggtgccttgctcaagggcaccacagtcgcaACCCGCCGGTCGTGAGCCTCGAACCGGCAACGCTCGGGTTACAAGCCCGacactctaaccactaggctacaactgcccCAAAgccacttacagtgcattacaaggtaacatttttatcagtttttGTGTTGCATGTGTTTGAACCATAGGTTTAAACtcacccttatgaaaattaaccatggttttattacagtaacAACCAAAaaggttactgtagtaaaactgtggttaccacaaaataaccatgtttttgtAAGTTTTTCAAAAAAGAGAACTTAGACCATGGTTCCTAGTAAAATcgtggttttgctaatagtaatcaatacaccaaaaacattttaaattttttgcaaGAGCATGCATGCCATAAAAtgtcatctttatttttaatacaatttCAATTGGTATAAGGAAAACATATGCATTTCGAAAGAGAAACATGTTTATTTGACACGAAAATGACTAAGGGGTCCCAAAAGAGGCTTTGTTTTCTTTACGAAAAACATGTTTGGGGTGAAATTTGGCCTGATATTTTTATGTGAGATTCATTTATTCATCTCattagatgtgttgtccttaacaagacacaagatgtgttattttaacacatttgttttaagagtgtatgataaaatcatatattttataaatgtctttgaaCCATTCTTCTCAAGTTAATTAAATaaactctattaaatgatatctacattatttgtatttacagtacagtgctgTTATTCATACATCTATTCTAGTGCTTAGCACTGCTGGTGAGACGCtcaattacaataataatgcATTATAAACATGATTTCAAAACTAGATCATTTCTAATAATGAAATATTATatgacatttattatttttactcTGCACACAGATTTGAATCACGATGACAGCAAATTAAaggttaaaaaaagttaaaaaagcaATGGGTTGCATGTCTTTTTCTAAATTGAACACCTTTAAAGTCACTGGTATCATTGGAAAAATGAGCTAAGGTTTACATCTTGTGGTCTGAAACTGGAATTGTTATTCATTGATTGATTTTTGCCAAATGAATGGCCACCAAACCTTGCATACCATGTAcattagcctggatttcatagacagggtcacatatgtgacAATAACCAGCTAAATAAATAGTTTGCATATTTAGGTTAAGCTATATTGCAGTGTTGTCTACAGGCCTTCGTATATCCTCTTTCTGTAGGGATCAGAAAGGAAATAGTCTAACCATAGTCCAAAATCTACTGCTACTTGAATGATTTAAATCAGCACTTTCTTCTGAGAAATTATAGCTCAGGAAAATCACGGTGTGACGTTTAAGGTGGAATTAAAGtgagataaataaaacacaaaagaaaaggCCTTTCCAACAGGTATTCATTTACAAAATCCCCATAAAACATCTTGATATTTAACATGTACAAGGTAGGATCATGTGATATTGATTAATAGTTATCaccagcatatatatatattcattattgAGAGAAAAACaggttattattttatatcatgatgCATAAACCTTTCGCTGAAACAGTTTTAACGCACTGACCCTAATTTCTTTGGTTTTCAGTCCATATATAATAGGATTAAGTGTTGGTGGTATTATCATAGCAGCCACTACACTGAATTTTCTTAAGTGAGGAGAAATATCCTTTATCCTGTATGAGAAAATTGTAAAAAGGCCCAAACATTCAAACAATAGGAAGATGATAAGATGCGTACCACACGTCTGCAAAGCTTTACTCCTCGTGTCAGAGCTTTTGTTTCTGAAACACGCAATGAGGATTTGCAGGTATGCGAACAAAATCAAACCTACTGTCACTACCTGGCAGATAGCTGTGATTATCAATccataaatattattaatggtCGTGTCTGCGCAGACCAGCTGCAGCAGGGAGGGGTTATCGCAGTAGGTATTAGAAAGGTAAGACCTGCATCGGGGCAAACGcaacagcaatataaaaagaACAATAATTAGTACCCAGTTAGAAAGCCAAACCAATGAGATGATTTTCATGAGATGACAATTGCTCATAATAATATTGTATCTCATGGGCTGGCAGATGGCGATGTATCTGTCGTATGCCATAGCTGTCAGAATGAACACAGCAGCCAATGCATACACATGTATAAAGAAAGCTTGGGAAATACAGGTGGAGAACGATATGGTCCGGGTGTCAAATAGAAGCTCCTTCATGATATGTGGGAACAGGGCTGTGGCACCTATAAGGTCATTGATAGGCAAATTTACCAGCAGGATGTGCATGGGATGATGCAGAGCCTTGTTGCGTATGATAGTAAACAAGAGAAAAGAGTTGCAAAACAATATGATCATGTAATTCAGAGCCGCGAATACAAATGCAATGATGGCCCTATCAGAGGGAAGATCATAGCCCTCAAGAGAAAGCTGAAATGACACATTGTACAGGTTGCTTTTTGAAGACATGACACCTGCTCCAGTCCAGAACTGTAACAAAGAAGAgaaaaaagcaaatataaaaaaacattgtagTTCACCAAGTATTCTGTTATGAATAAATGTATAACATTTGAAAATCGGTATatgcattatatttaaatacTTACAATAAATTTTGCACATTTAGAAATCCATCATCTAGTTTTTACATTAGGCACGGTAACATATAAACTTCAGATGACataacaattgtttaattgtgatttacTGACTTGCAGTAACCCGACTTGAATGTTTCTTTTGAGCTTTATATACTGTAGTGTCTGTAAGGTATGTGTCTGTGTGGATTATTCCCCTTATGACAGGAAAAAAAACAAGTCATGACGTCAGGTTATCCAATGAAAAAGACTAATGCAACTTGAGACAGCTTGATCATTTTGTTAAGGAAGTCATTTTATTATCTTGTtccatttaaaactttaaatttaACTTTACACAGCAATCGCACATAAAAGAATTTCTACTCTTTCTCAAGTGCATCATGGTCATGCTATTGTTGACATTGTTGATAATGTTTAGACatcaataaaatacattttatttcttaTAGTATTGTTTTACTtacagccaggcaagaattcaaggatcTGCAGCTAATGTCACCATGTGACGAtgttaaatagtaaaataaaacagagaGTCAATGTATGAATGCAAAAATACTCTTTATTAATGGGCCAGCAAgcattaaccctctggggtctgaccattttgggacactggcagagtttctgacatgctcttacattttcatgtcttttttcagttgctttaaacatattaatagcaagtgtctcataacactgcattcagcacaaactgggctacaatattatatgagctacatgtatgtacatgtttgtatttttgagagaaaaatgtttatgcatggtttttaaaaaaaaatttaagtcactaatataagtccacaaaacccaaactaaacatgttttcactagacttttctaaacagaatctagtagtctagagtttttttttaaatgatgtgaaaatcattctgcctactcattcacataaaacaatatattgatttagaaattgtaagacactttttgtttagagagGCCGTATGgaagaaggattgattgacagctcagGAAACAAAAGACtagcataatgagctgcataatgagcctttaggaAGGAATTTGAGAGGGAagtacagtaaagaatgtgaggattcatgtttgtttgtggtttattaagaagttaacaatataatcaaaatagaaatgaatgTCAGTGGgatattttcagtttatttggaaacaaaccctattcaaaaacttaacttgtataaactAAGAAACTGATACACAACAGAACTGTAAACTtgatgtggctcatgttacaaatttatgtccaaaaagtgtgaatatatttttccacttcatagttttgtactgatgagagggatgcagacctgtaagagagtaCAGCTGTTACACCTGTAAGAGagaacagctgttagcataaattgtccacagaaataccacataagcttacatacataactgatgggtaaatatcactgatagcactacattTAGATAAACTATTCTGTACATAAACAAAATTCAgaacatctcagataaacatctgcagtgaagctgttttcagatgactgtttACAGATGTCCATCGACTGATCATCTAGCTTATAGTTTTTAACcatgtttaatgcatttatgtaAGTgcgtatgaactttaaaaacacatcgcataTGGCGTCCATGTGCGCGAGTACTTGCGTTTCCGTATAAAAAACCCGACGCTCATAAAAAACTGTGTCGTGTGTAAAGCGCAATGAAttgcgttgcatgtaaacaatatatggaatcatattacagcacacacttaaaagatccTGCAGTGCAGCATTACTGAAAGTGGCCATGAATTACTATGTTTAACACTGTACGGCATGTATCAGTTGTCCGCCATTACGTGAGTCCCCGTGTTCTCGTTTGTAAAAATTTTGAAAGTTTGTAGAAAGTTTTTTCAATCAGTAGTGTGCAGTCTGCTTAGgttgcttatgtaggctgaaATGCACAAACCATAAGCagaaagttgccatgaaggatacgaaagtgaattaCTGTGTTTAACACTGTACGGAATGTAACAGTTATCTGCCATTACGTGAGTTCACGCATCcttatttgtaaacaatgcaaaagtttttCAATCCAAAGCATGCAGTCTGCTGAGGTCGCTTATGTAGGCTcaactgcacaagccataagcatattacatgataataaatataaatgaggATAAATTACTTCCTTTCTGGAATATATCCTCCTCCAgtcttccattgttcttcttcgGTAATGTTAACGTCAGAGCCGgtgccagaccataactaacagggggcaCGTAGCTTCCAACGAGGGGGCACCCAattagcaacaataacttgcaaaaacaaggcattaaaacaacaaatacagtgccGCAATACAACCAGagaatcagagaaactggtctattttaattaaaaaaacatatatcaactatattttcctcatttgattgaatgtttcatgacttttaatttaatgtttaatttattttaattattattattgattattaattatgtattttaagttgattctgctatgataa from Paramisgurnus dabryanus chromosome 8, PD_genome_1.1, whole genome shotgun sequence includes:
- the LOC135770417 gene encoding olfactory receptor 52E4-like; the protein is MSSKSNLYNVSFQLSLEGYDLPSDRAIIAFVFAALNYMIILFCNSFLLFTIIRNKALHHPMHILLVNLPINDLIGATALFPHIMKELLFDTRTISFSTCISQAFFIHVYALAAVFILTAMAYDRYIAICQPMRYNIIMSNCHLMKIISLVWLSNWVLIIVLFILLLRLPRCRSYLSNTYCDNPSLLQLVCADTTINNIYGLIITAICQVVTVGLILFAYLQILIACFRNKSSDTRSKALQTCGTHLIIFLLFECLGLFTIFSYRIKDISPHLRKFSVVAAMIIPPTLNPIIYGLKTKEIRVSALKLFQRKVYAS